GAGATCGTCGCCCACGCCCGACGGGTCGCCGCCGAGCACGGCCGCCGGACGCCCTGACGCGGCGAGGACCGGCGGCAGTGCGGTCAGGCGATGCTTCCGGTCCGGTCGACGGTGAGATCGAGGAAGTGGGTGGAGCAGGAGATGCACGGGTCGTGGTTGCGGATGGCCCGTTCGCACATCGTGGTCAGCTCGGCGTCCATGGGCTCCCTCGCCCGCAGGTGTTCCTGCACGGTGCGGCGAAGGTCCTCCTCGATCGCGTCCTGGTTCTGCGCGGTCGGCGGGACCAGCACCGCCTTGGTGACGGTCCCCCGGGCGTCAAGGGTGTAGCGGTGGTACAGCAGGCGCCTCGGTCGCTCCGTGACCGGGTCCGGCGCGCGGCGGCACCTCGACGTACGGGCGCGCCTCGACGTACGGGCGCGGCGGGGGTTCGTAGCCTTCGATGAGGCGCAGGGCCTCGTCGACCGCGTGGAGCACCTCGACCGCCCGGACGATGATGCTGCGGTAGGGGTTGCGGCAGACGATGCCCTGCCGGGGGTCACCGAGTCCGGCGTCCTGGGCGGCACGGAGGGCGATCGGGGAGAGCAGGCGGCCGCTGATGGCGTACCGGGCGAGCGGGCCGGTGAGGTGGCGGGCGGAGCAGGCCGCCGCAGTACGGGCGTTCACCGCGGGCGAGGGCCTGGTCCTCCAGGCCGGGGCCGGCACCGGCAAAACGACGACACTGCGGATGCTCGCGGACGCCGACAAGCGTCGCGGCCTGTACGTGGCGTTCAACCGGTCCGTCGCCGACCACGCCGCAACCCGCTTCCCGACCCGTGTGCGGTGCACCACCGCGCACGCACTCGCCTTCCGCGCCGTCGCCGGCCCCTACCGGCACCGCCTCGGTGGCGCGAGAATCCCCTCCAGGCAGGTCGCCGCAGCCCTCGACATCACCCGCCGACTCACCCTCGGCGGCCTGGACGTGGAACCGTGGACACTGGTCCACATCGCCCTGCAAACGGTGCGCTCCTTCTGCCGATCCGCCGACACCGACCTGGCGCCACGTGCCCGTGCAGCGCGGCGCCGAGGACCCCGACATCCATCGGGCCCTGGCCCAGGCCGTCCTGCCGTTCGCCCGCCATGCATGGCTAGACGCGACCGACCCGGACGGCCGCGCGATCCGCTTCGAGCACGACCGCCACCTGAAGATGTGGCAGCTCACGAATCCCCGGCTGCCCGGCGACTACGTCCTCCTCGACGAGGCCCAGGACACCAACCCCGTCCTCGAATCCGTCGTCCACACCCAACGCGGCCACGCCCCACTCGTCCTGGTCGGCGACTCCGCCCAACAGATCTACGCCTAGCACGGCGCCCACGACATCATGACCCACTCCCCCGGCACCCAGCTCCGCCTCACCCAGTCCTTCCGCTTCGGCCCCACCCTGGCCGAAGAAGCCAACCGCTGGCTGCAGGCAGCCGACGCGCCACTGCGCCTGACCGGCCACACCGGCACCGACACCCGCATCGGCCCACTGGAACACAGCAAAGCGGTGCTCTGCCGCACCAACGCCGACGCCCTGACCAAAGCCATGCACCACCTCGCGCAGGGGCGGCGGGTCGCAATCGGCGTTGCTAGTGATCAGGCAGCCCGGGCCCGCCCGCAGTGGGCGCATTGGTCCCGGTCGTTCAGCGCAACGAGCATGTGTGTCCGGCTCGACCTGTTGTCGAGCCGGCTGGCCGACGCCCTCGACCCGCGGGCCGGCCGGAGCTACCTCCATCGGGCGGACCATCGAGATCCGCGACGCCATCATGACGCTTTCCGACCACGTATCGCCCGAGCTCCGTGCGCGGCCCAGGAGTACGTGCCCGAAGCTGGCCTCACCGGCAAGGCCCTCGGTCGGACCTCCGAGGCTTGCCGGCCCATGAGCCCGCTGCATGAGCACGTTCACCCCACCCGCGCCCCCGGCCTTCAGTACCTCCTCGGGCGCCGAGAAGGCCGCCCGCATACTCACGGACGTCCTCGCACCGGCCAACCTCGTCACCGCCCTGCTGCTCCTCATCGGCTGGCACAGCACCCACAGCTGGACCGGACTCGGCTGGGGACTGCTCGCCGCCCTGTTCTGCGGCGTCAGCCCGATCAGCCTGATCCTGCTGGGGGTACGCCGTGGCGCGTTGACGGACAGGCACATCCGCCTGCGGCGCCAGCGCCTCGTTCCGATGACAGCAAGCCTGCTCTCCGTCGTCACCGGGCTCACCCTTCTCCACGCAGCCGGCGCACCGCCGGACGTCTTCGCCCTGATCGTCGCCATGCTCGTGGGCCTCGTCTCGTCCATGGCAGTCACCGTCCGCTGGCAGATCTCCATTCACAACTCGGTGGCCGGCGTCAGCGCGATGATCCTGATGCTGGCCCTCGGCCCGGCGATGGCTATCTCCCTCGCCGGCGCCGCGGCCATCGGCTGGTCCCGGCTCGTCCTCAAAGCCCACACCCTCCCCCAGGTCCTCGCCGGAATCGCGTTGGGCGGCATCGCTGCACTTGCCTTCACCCTCCTTCGGTGAGTGCTCTGCCTGGCCGCGGTCGGCGTCGGGTCACTACTGGGTGATGAGCGGCGCGTCCGGTTCATGCTGATGCCAGGCTTCGGTGAGGCGGAGGGGGGCAGCGATGCCGCGCACGGTTGCGGTCCTGCCGCCTGTGATGTCGAACGCCACGGCGCCGAGCCCGGCCCGGCTCCCTGCGCTGTGCCCGGATGTTGGAGTGGTCCCAGCACGGGGACTGGCAGGAGTACGGCCTCGCAGAGCTGACCGCGGGCTGCTCGGCGATCTGCGCAGCCGTTACCGACCTACCCACCGCCCCGGGCGCAGGCGGCACCGTGCCCAGCGGGACGCAAGCCTTCCAGACCGTCAAGCACGCCCGACCGCCTGCATGCACGACGGCTCGTCCGGTCTCTTCTTCCACCAGGCCAGAGCCCCGGATCGGGGCGGCGCCGACGACGGTCGAGAACGTCAGGAAGCGGGCACAGCCCGGGTGAAACGACCGTAGACGATCACCGTGCCCTGGTAGCCGGTGGCCTTGGTGTACACACCGCCGCAGGTGACGAGGCGCAGTTGGGGTTGGTCCGCAGCGCCGAACACCCGATCAGCAGGGACGGCGTCCTTCGGGTAGACCTCGACGGCATCGGCCGTGAACTCGGCAATGCTGCGGTCAGCGCGGGTGATCTCGATGGTGTCGCCCTTGTGCACCGCGCCGAGGGAGTAGAAGACGGCCGGTCCGTCGAGGCCATCGACATGGCCGTCGATGACGGCATTCCCGGCGGTTCCCGGCGCAGCGCTCTGCCGGTACCAGCCGGCCAGCCGGCGGTCTGCTGCCGACGGTGCCGGCAGGTTCCCGTTCGCGTCGAGGTCGACCTCGGCGATCGGGGCGTCGACGCCGATCCCGGGGATCCGGATCCGCGTCGGCTTGGAGAACGCCATTCCCAACACGGCGGACTCTGCGTCGGGTGGGGTGGTACGCGGTGTCGGCAGGGGATGACGCCACGCGTCGGCGGCGCTTGGACGCGGCGGGGCCGACGTCCGGGTCCCCGTCTGGACCAGCCACACTCCGACACCCACCGCGGCACCGGCCAGGATCAAGCCCGCACGGCCCCCTGGTGAGAGTGGTCGTCCCACCCGTTCCGCCTTCCGATCGTCGCCCGGCAGCCGACGGCGCTCCCCGGCCCTGCCGGGCGTGGCCCGTTGCCGTGGCCCGTGCGGGCACGAGGATGGCCCTGGACCACGATCGTGCTCCAGGGCCATCCGCGGTGCGGGAACCCCACGATGTCACCGCGACCAGGGACACGACGCCCCGGATTCAGCGGTGTCCGCGACATGGCCAGGGCCTTTCACCCGGAAGTACCCCACTGCCTCCGTGGCAGTGCCTCACGGGGACTGCCTCCTGGGCAATCCGATGCGTCGACCGACAGCGAGTCGCGCCTGGCGGCTCCCGCGCTCGGTCGGCATCGGCGGGTGGGGGGTGGGAGGTTGAGGAACGGCTAGCCCCGGTGCGCAGGCCCGGTCGACCCGCAGCGGGGTCACGACGCCGGAACAACCGCACGGCACCGGTCGGCGCGACATGCCGACCGGATCCCCGAGTTGGTCATGGGACCGCTGCGTGCTCTGCACCAGCCCGTCGAGGCGGGCCGGTGGGGTCCGGTCAGGGAGTGGGCGTGTCCGACGTCGGCGTGCGCTTCACATCGGTCACCTGCACGTCCTCCCGCTCGGATGCCCCGAACGGTTCGACGGTCACGCCGCTCCCGGTGCCGGTGACTTCCAGGGCCAGGTTGTTGCCCATGAAGCGCAGGTCGATCCGCACCCGCGGCGCGCCCGCCCGGTCGGGCATGCGGTGGATCCGCGTGGCCGGGTAGTCCAGGCCGGTCAGCCTGTCGCGCATCCCATCGAAGCCGGCTGCGCGGCTGTTGGTGAACGCCTCACGGATGCGCTCGGCGTGTTCACGGGCGGCGCACTCGTCGACGCCGACCAGCGGCACCTCCCCGACCGGCTTGGGACCGGCGGGGGCGGAGGCCGGCCCCGACGGCTCGGGGGCGTCCGGGGGAAGCGGGACCGGTATGTCCCCGTCCTCGTTCGGGGTGCCCGGCGGCGTCTGCCCCGGACCGTACCGCGGCGTGACCTCCTCCCCCGCGGCCGCCAGGTCCCCGGGTCTGGGCACCACGCCGCCGCCCTTGTCGCTCAGAGCGTTCGGTGCACACTTCTGCGTGACGCGGGTGACCAGCGCGAGGAAGCGCATCTCCGGGTCACCGGAGTTCGACAGGGCATCGGCCGGGTTCGACACCGAGCCGGCGCTGCCCGCGAGGGTGTGACCGGCGGCGGGCTGGGGGGCGCAGCCCGCCAGGACCAGGCAGCCGAACGCAGCGGCCAGGACGGGGGCGGGGAGAGAGATCTTTCGCATGCCCGCAATCCTGGAGGCCGGTGATCCCCGCGATCATGAGTACGCGTACTCACCTCCACCGCCTGACACTCAACCACCCGTGCCCGGCGCTCGGCCCGTTCGCCCCGGTCGAGGGCCCCACCGCCGCGACCGCGTCGGTTGCCGCATGCGAACCGTGCGCGACGCCTTTACGCGCAGCTCAACCACCGCTACCTTGCAGCAAAATCCTGCAAGCACTTGCAGGAAGTCGGTGCGACCGCCCGGGCATCCGCGGCCGCTCCCCCACCCCGACTTCAGGAGTTGCCATGCCCTTGCCCCGCCATGCCCGCAGCCGGAGATCGACCCGCCTCGGATCGCTCGCCTTCGCCACCGCGACCGCGCTGGCCACGTCCCTGGCCGGCCCCGGGGGCTTTGCTCCTCCGGCTGCCGCGGCCTCCAGCCAGGCCCTCGGCGCCCGTTACGACGGCACCGGGACAGGCATCGACTTCCGGCTCTACTCCTCCCGGGCCACCAGGATCGAGCTCTACCTCTACGCGGCGGCCTCCGGCAGTCAGGAAGCCGCCAGGATCACGCTGGTGAAGGACGCCGCGACGAACGTGTGGTCGACGAGCGTGCCGGTGGCAAACCTGCAGGGCCAGTACGGCATCACCGGGCCGGTCTACTACGGCTACCGCGCCTGGGGGCCGAACTGGCCGTACGACCCGTCCTGGACGAAGGGCTCCTCGGCCGGCTTCGTCTCGGACGTGGACGCAGCCGGCAACCGGTTCGACCCGAACAAGCTGCTCACCGATCCGTACGCGCTGGAGCTCAGCCACGACCCGCTCACCCCGGGCGGCCCGTCGAAGACGGTCTACGGCACCGGCCCCCAGTACCGGGCCGCCGACGACGGGGCGCAGGCCCCCAAGGGCATCGTGCTGGCCGCCGACACCACGGCCACCGGCAGCAAGCCGACCCGGGCACTGAAGGACGACATCGTCTACGAGGCCCACGTCCGCGGCCTCACCAAGAACGACCCGAGCGTCCCCACGGCCTATCAGGGCACCTACAAGGGAGCAGCGTCGAAGGCCAGCCAGCTGGCCGCGCTCGGCGTGACGGCGGTGGAGTTCCTGCCCGTCCAGGAGACCCAGAACGACACCAACGACGCCGACCCCACCGGCACCACGGGCGACAACTACTGGGGCTACGAGACGATCAACTTCTTCGCCCCCGACCGCCGTTACTCGTCCGACAAGACGGCCGGCGGCCCCACCCGCGAGTTCAAGGAGATGGTCAAGGCCTACCACGACGCCGGGATCAAGATCTTCACCGACGTCGTGTACAACCACGCCGCCGAGGGCGGCCCGTGGAACGCCGGCGACAAGAACACCTACAGCCTCCTGAACATGCGCGGCCTGGACAACCCCGCCTACTATTCGCTCACCAGCGACATGCAGGCCTCCTGGGACAACACCGGCGTCAACGGCAACCTGAACACCTACAACCCCGCCACCCGCAACCTCATCACCGACTCCCTCGCCCACTGGAAGGACACCCTGGGCGTCGACGGCTTCCGCTTCGACCTCGCCCCCGTCCTCGGCAACACCTGCCAGCACGGCTGCTTCCAGTACAGCCGCACCGACCCCGACACCGCCCTCAACCGGATCACCGCGGCCATGCCCGGCCGCCCCGCGGCCGGCGGCACCGGTACCGACTGGATCGCCGAGCCGTGGGCGCTCGGCGCCGGCACCTACCAGGTCGGCAACTTCCCCAACGGCTGGTCGGAATGGAACGACAAGTTCCGCGACACCGTGCGCCGCGACCAGAACGCCATGGGCAGCGAGAACGTCACCCCGAGCGACCTTGCCACCCGCTTCGCCGGCTCCTCCGACCTCTACCAGGCGGCCGGCCGCAAGCCCTCGGCCTCCGTCAACTTCCTGGTCGCCCACGACGGGTTCACCCTCAAGGACCTGTACTCCTGCAACGGCAAGAACAACAACCAGTCCTGGCCGTACGGCCCCTCCGACGGAGGATCGGACTACAACATCTCCTGGGACCAGGGCGGCATCGCCGCCGACCAGCGCAAGGCCACCCGCAACGGCTTCGCCCTGCTGATGCTCTCCGCCGGCACCCCCATGATGACCGGCGGCGACGAGTACCTGCACTCACTCAACTGCAACAACAACTCGTACAACCTCGACTCCTCGGCCAACTGGCTCACCACCTCCTGGACCTCGGACCAGAGCACCTACCGCACCTACGCCCAGCGCATGATCGCCTTCCGCAAGGCCCACCCCGCGCTGCGCCCCGCGGACTTCTACTCCGCCACCGACGGCAACGGCAACGGCATGGGCCGGCTCGACTGGTTCACGCCCGCGGGCACCGCCCCCGACGGCACCTACTGGGGCAACCCCGACAACCACGCCCTGGCCTGGCGCTACGACGGCACCGAACTCGGTGACCCCAGCAGCGCCGTCTACGTCGGCTACAACGGCTGGTCCGGCGACGTGGACTTCACCCTCCCCTCCCCGGGGCCGGGCAAGAGCTGGTACCGCGTCACCGACACCTCGGCCTGGGCAGAGGGCACCGACCAGGTCGCCCAGCCCGGCACCGAGGCCTTCATCGGCGGCGCCGGCACCGTCTACCGCCTCCACGGGCGCGCTGTCCTACTCCTCGTCGCCAAGTAGCCGGAGGCCGCCGCATCGTCTGTTTCGATTCGATGAGCGGCCGGTGGGACACCAGCCGGGGCCCTCCGCGCGCCGCCTCGCGCGGAGGGCCCCGCCGGGCGGACGCCCGGGCCCGGCAGGCGGCGGGTCAGCGGGCCGGGGACACCGCGGTGGTGTCGTCGGCGCAGCGGTCGAAGCGGACGGTGACGTCGACGACGCCGTCCACGCTCCGGCACAGCCGTTCCAGCACGGGCACCAGGCTGCGGCGCTCGACCGTGCCGCTCAAGGTGACCCGCCCCTCGTGCACCCGGACGTCGATGCAGTCCGGGGATAGTCCCAGGACGCGGTCGAGGACGTCCTGGCGGATCTCCTCGCGAATCGCCGCGTCCCGGCGCAGGAAGACGCGCAGCAGGTCGCTCCGGCTGACGATGCCGATCAGCCGGCCGGCCTCGTCGACGACGGGGAGCCGCTTGAGGTGCTCGCGCTGCATGAGGCGGGCGGCCTCGACCACCGTCCACTCGGGGCGGGCGCACACGGCCGGGCCGGTCATCAGGCCCTCGGCGGTGGTGGCCCGGCTGCGGGCGCGCTCTCGCGGCGCCAGAACCGGGGTCAGCAGCAGTCCGGACGGGTCCTCCTGGGCCGCCTCGTTGAGCAGCAGGTCGGCCTCGGAGACGATCCCGAGCGGCCGGTCCTCACGGTCCAGAACGGGTACGGACGTGATGTCGTGGTCGGCGAGGAGCCGGGTGATCTCCTTGAAACCCGTCTCGGGCCGTGCGTGGACAACGGCACGGGTCATCAACTCGCCCACGGTGCGGTGTCGCATGGTCGGCTGTCTCCTTCTCGGTGGGGCCGTCGGGTCATCCGACGGGCTGTCGGACCTCGCGGTGGCGGACCACGACGACCGGGCAGGGCGCGTGCTGGACGCAGTGCTGGCCGACGGATCCCAGGAGCGCGCCGGTGAAGCCGCCGTGTCCCCGGCTTCCGACCACCAGGAGCTCGGCGCCTCGCGCGGCGTCCAGCAGGGCCGGGACCGCGCCGCCCTCCACGACCCGGGCGCCGATCCAGACCGGGCGTTGCGGGTCGCTCACCTCCGCGATGGCTTCGTCGAGGATCTTGCGCGCGATGCCGGCGCCGAACCCGTCCTCGGCGGTCGGCCCGGTCCAGCCGGGGGTCACGGGATACTCCCAGGCGATCACTGCCTCGACGACGGCGCCGACCTCATGGGCCTGGCCGACGGCCCAGCGCAGTGCGTCGATCGAGGACGGCGATCCGTCCACTCCGGCCACGATCCTGCGCCGCGTCACGTCCTGCTCGGTCATGGTGTTCCTCTCTCTTCTCGCGGTTGTCCCCACTCTCCGCCGACCGGGGCCGGCGGCGAAGGGCCGGAGGGGCACGTACGGGCGGGACCTTCAGCCCCGGGCGGCACCCGTGCTCCATCGGTCAGACGGCGTGCAGGCCGTGTGCGGCGAAGACCGCGCGGGCTGCGGCCGTCTGGCCGGCGGTGGGTGACGGGGTGTCGGCGAGCGTGAAGTCGAGGCCGAGTGTGCGCCATTTCGCGGCACCGAGCTTGTGGAAGGGCAGCACGTCGACGCGGGTGACGTTGCCGAGCGAGGCGGTGAACTCCGCGACGCCGTCGATGTTCGCGGGCAGGTCGGTCAGCCCGGGGACGAGGACGAAACGTACCCACACCTCCTTGCCGAGGCCGGCCAGGCGCCGGGCGAAGTCCAGCGTGGGGGCGAGGTCCCGGCCGGTGAGGTGCCGGTAGAGCGCGCGGTCCCAGGACTTGATGTCGAGTAAAACGAGGTCGGTGTCGGCGAGCAGCGCGTCGGTGGCGCGGGCGCCCAGGAAGCCGGAGGTGTCGAGGGCCGTGTGCAGGCCGAGTTCGTGCTTGAGCCGGTGGAGCAGTTCGCCGGTGAAGAGCGGCTGGAGCAGCGGTTCTCCGCCGCTGACGGTCACACCGCCGCCGGAGGCACGGATGAACTCGGTGTACTTGGCGGCTTCCCCGACGATCTCGTCGGCCGAGGTGCGGCGGCCGTCGCGCGTGTACCGGGTGTCGGGGTTGTGGCAGTACAGGCAGCGCAGCGGGCAGCCGGCGAGGAAGGCGACGAAGCGGGTGCCGGGGCCGTCCACGCCGGTCGACAAATCCCAGGAGTGCAGCATGCCGGTCACCGCGCGCCGGGTGGCGGCGCCGGCGGGGGTCGCGGCGGGTACGGCGGGCTCGGTCATTCCGGGTCTCCTCGCTCGGGGGCTCGGTGCCGGCTCCCGCGGTCGGGGCGACCGGCACCGCGTCGGGGCGGACGCTGCTACAGCGCCTCGTGGAAGGTGCGGTTGACGACGTCGAGCTGCTGCTCGCGGGTGAGCCGGACGAAGTTCACCGCGTAGCCGCTGACGCGGATGGTCAGCTGGGGGTACTTCTCCGGGTGCTCCATCGCATCCAGCAGGGTGTCCCGGTCGAGGACGTTGACGTTCATGTGGAAGCCGTGGCAGGCGACGTAGCCGTCCAGCACGCCCACCAGGTTGGCGATCCGCTCCTCGTCGGTGCGGCCGAGCGCGTCCGGCGTGACGGTGTTGGTGAGCGAGATGCCGTCCTCGGCCCGGTCGTAGGGAAGTTTGGCGACCGACAGGGCGGCGGCGACGTACCCGTGGTGGTCTCGGCCGTTCATCGGGTTGGCTCCCGGGGAGAACGGCAGGCCCGCACGGCGGCCGTCCGGGGTGTTGCCCGTCTTCTTGCCGTAGACGACGTTGGAGGTGATGGTCAGGACGGACTGGGTGTGCTCGGCGCCCCGGTAGGCCGGGTGCTTGCGCACCTTGCGCATGAACTCCTCGACCAGCCGGACGGCGATGGCGTCCGCCCGGTCGTCGTTGTTGCCGTACGCCGGGTACTCGCCCTCCACGAGGTAGTCCACCACCAGCCCGGTGTCGTCCCGCACGGGCCTAACCGCGGCGTGGCGGATGGCGGACAGCGAGTCGGCCGCCACGGCGAGGCCGGCGATGCCGCAGGCCAGGGTGCGCCGGACGTCCCGGTCGTGCAGGGCCATCTCGATCCGCTCGTAGGCGTACTTGTCGTGCATGTAGTGGATGACGTTCAGCGCGTGCACGTAGGTGGCGGCCAGCCAGTCCATCTGCAGATCGAGCCTGGCCAGCACGTCGTCGTAGTCGAGGAGGTCGCCGGTGACCGGGCCGGTCCGCGGGCCGACCTGGGCGCCGGTCAGCTCGTCGCGGCCCCCGTTGATCGCGTACAGCAGGGTCTTGGCGAGGTTGACCCGTGCGCCGAAGAACTGCATCTGCTTGCCGACCGGCATGGCGGACACGCAGCAGGCGATCGCGGTGTCGTCGCCGAAGCGCGGGCGCATCAGCTCGTCGGACTCGTACTGGATGCTGGAGGTGTCGATCGACACCTTGGCGCAGAACTCCTTGAAGGGCTGCGGCAGTCGGGGCGACCAGAACACGGTCAGGTTCGGCTCCGGGGCGGGGCCGAGGTTGTAGAGGGTCTGCAGGTAGCGGAAGGACGTGCGGGTGACCAGGGGGCGGCCGTCCTCGGCGATGCCGCCGATCGACTCGGTGACCCAGGTCGGGTCTCCGGAGAACAGCTCGTCGTACTCGGGGGTGCGCAGGAACCGCACGATGCGCAGTTTGATGACGAAGTCGTCGACCAGTTCCTGGGCCTGCTCCTCGGTCAGCAGGCCGGCGGCGAGGTCGCGCTGGAGGTAGACGTCCAGGAAGGTGGAGGTGCGTCCGAGCGACATCGCGGCGCCGTTCTGCTCCTTGACGGCCGCCAGGTAGGCGAAGTACAGCCACTGGACCGCCTCGCGGGCGGTGGTGGCCGGCCCGGAGACGTCGTGGCCGTAGCCCGCCGCCATCCGCTTCAGCTCGCCCAGGGCCCGGATCTGCTCGGCGAGTTCCTCGCGCTCCCGGATGACCTCCTCCAGCCCGGCCGGATCGCGGGGCGGGGTGTCGAGCTGTGCCTTCTCGGCCCGCTTGGCCCCGATCAGCCGGTCCACCCCGTAGAGTGCGACCCGCCGGTAGTCGCCGATGATCCGCCCCCGCCCGTACGCGTCGGGCAGACCGGTGATGATGCCGGCCTTCCGGGCGGCGAGGATCTCCGGCGTGTAGGCGTCGAAGACGCCGTCGTTGTGGGTCTTGCGGTACTCGGTGAAGACCTTCTCCAGCTCCGGCGGTACCGGGTAGCCGTAGGTCCGCAGGGCGCCGGCCACCATCCGCCAGCCGCCGTTCGGCATGATCGCGCGCTTCAGCGGGGCGTCGGTCTGCAGGCCGACGATCAGCTCCCTATCCCGGTCGATGTAGCCCGGCGCGTGGGCGGTGATGCCCGCGGGGACGCCGTACGCGACGTCGAGGACACCCTTGGCGCGCTCCTCGGGCAGGAGGTCGGTGATCTGCCTCCAGACCGCCAGGGTCCGCTCCGTCGGGCCGGCCAGGAAGGCGGCGTCGCCGTCGTACGGGGTGTAGTTCTGCCGGATGAAGTCGCGCACGTCGATCGCGTCGCGCCACAGCCCGCCCCGGAAGCCGTCCCAGGCTCCGCGGGTGGCCGTCTCCGTCTGCCGGACACTCATGTTCGCTGCTCCTGTCGTGGTTTCTCGGCACCGCGGTGCGCCCGCCCCGGATCCGTGCGGCTCCGGGGCCGGTCCGCCGGTCCTCAGTCGCGGACGCCGTAGTAGGCCTGGCGCATCAGCTGCTGCATGTCGGCGAGCATCGGCATGCGCGGGTTGGCCGGGGCGCACTGGTCCTCGTAGGCGTTCATCGCCTGCTGCGGCAGGGCCTCCAGGAAGGCCGCCTCGTC
This genomic window from Streptomyces sp. TLI_235 contains:
- a CDS encoding sortase family protein, with product MAFSKPTRIRIPGIGVDAPIAEVDLDANGNLPAPSAADRRLAGWYRQSAAPGTAGNAVIDGHVDGLDGPAVFYSLGAVHKGDTIEITRADRSIAEFTADAVEVYPKDAVPADRVFGAADQPQLRLVTCGGVYTKATGYQGTVIVYGRFTRAVPAS
- a CDS encoding glycogen operon protein is translated as MPLPRHARSRRSTRLGSLAFATATALATSLAGPGGFAPPAAAASSQALGARYDGTGTGIDFRLYSSRATRIELYLYAAASGSQEAARITLVKDAATNVWSTSVPVANLQGQYGITGPVYYGYRAWGPNWPYDPSWTKGSSAGFVSDVDAAGNRFDPNKLLTDPYALELSHDPLTPGGPSKTVYGTGPQYRAADDGAQAPKGIVLAADTTATGSKPTRALKDDIVYEAHVRGLTKNDPSVPTAYQGTYKGAASKASQLAALGVTAVEFLPVQETQNDTNDADPTGTTGDNYWGYETINFFAPDRRYSSDKTAGGPTREFKEMVKAYHDAGIKIFTDVVYNHAAEGGPWNAGDKNTYSLLNMRGLDNPAYYSLTSDMQASWDNTGVNGNLNTYNPATRNLITDSLAHWKDTLGVDGFRFDLAPVLGNTCQHGCFQYSRTDPDTALNRITAAMPGRPAAGGTGTDWIAEPWALGAGTYQVGNFPNGWSEWNDKFRDTVRRDQNAMGSENVTPSDLATRFAGSSDLYQAAGRKPSASVNFLVAHDGFTLKDLYSCNGKNNNQSWPYGPSDGGSDYNISWDQGGIAADQRKATRNGFALLMLSAGTPMMTGGDEYLHSLNCNNNSYNLDSSANWLTTSWTSDQSTYRTYAQRMIAFRKAHPALRPADFYSATDGNGNGMGRLDWFTPAGTAPDGTYWGNPDNHALAWRYDGTELGDPSSAVYVGYNGWSGDVDFTLPSPGPGKSWYRVTDTSAWAEGTDQVAQPGTEAFIGGAGTVYRLHGRAVLLLVAK
- a CDS encoding CBS domain protein, which translates into the protein MRHRTVGELMTRAVVHARPETGFKEITRLLADHDITSVPVLDREDRPLGIVSEADLLLNEAAQEDPSGLLLTPVLAPRERARSRATTAEGLMTGPAVCARPEWTVVEAARLMQREHLKRLPVVDEAGRLIGIVSRSDLLRVFLRRDAAIREEIRQDVLDRVLGLSPDCIDVRVHEGRVTLSGTVERRSLVPVLERLCRSVDGVVDVTVRFDRCADDTTAVSPAR
- a CDS encoding nucleotide-binding universal stress UspA family protein, which encodes MTEQDVTRRRIVAGVDGSPSSIDALRWAVGQAHEVGAVVEAVIAWEYPVTPGWTGPTAEDGFGAGIARKILDEAIAEVSDPQRPVWIGARVVEGGAVPALLDAARGAELLVVGSRGHGGFTGALLGSVGQHCVQHAPCPVVVVRHREVRQPVG
- a CDS encoding pyruvate formate lyase activating enzyme, encoding MTEPAVPAATPAGAATRRAVTGMLHSWDLSTGVDGPGTRFVAFLAGCPLRCLYCHNPDTRYTRDGRRTSADEIVGEAAKYTEFIRASGGGVTVSGGEPLLQPLFTGELLHRLKHELGLHTALDTSGFLGARATDALLADTDLVLLDIKSWDRALYRHLTGRDLAPTLDFARRLAGLGKEVWVRFVLVPGLTDLPANIDGVAEFTASLGNVTRVDVLPFHKLGAAKWRTLGLDFTLADTPSPTAGQTAAARAVFAAHGLHAV
- a CDS encoding formate C-acetyltransferase — protein: MSVRQTETATRGAWDGFRGGLWRDAIDVRDFIRQNYTPYDGDAAFLAGPTERTLAVWRQITDLLPEERAKGVLDVAYGVPAGITAHAPGYIDRDRELIVGLQTDAPLKRAIMPNGGWRMVAGALRTYGYPVPPELEKVFTEYRKTHNDGVFDAYTPEILAARKAGIITGLPDAYGRGRIIGDYRRVALYGVDRLIGAKRAEKAQLDTPPRDPAGLEEVIREREELAEQIRALGELKRMAAGYGHDVSGPATTAREAVQWLYFAYLAAVKEQNGAAMSLGRTSTFLDVYLQRDLAAGLLTEEQAQELVDDFVIKLRIVRFLRTPEYDELFSGDPTWVTESIGGIAEDGRPLVTRTSFRYLQTLYNLGPAPEPNLTVFWSPRLPQPFKEFCAKVSIDTSSIQYESDELMRPRFGDDTAIACCVSAMPVGKQMQFFGARVNLAKTLLYAINGGRDELTGAQVGPRTGPVTGDLLDYDDVLARLDLQMDWLAATYVHALNVIHYMHDKYAYERIEMALHDRDVRRTLACGIAGLAVAADSLSAIRHAAVRPVRDDTGLVVDYLVEGEYPAYGNNDDRADAIAVRLVEEFMRKVRKHPAYRGAEHTQSVLTITSNVVYGKKTGNTPDGRRAGLPFSPGANPMNGRDHHGYVAAALSVAKLPYDRAEDGISLTNTVTPDALGRTDEERIANLVGVLDGYVACHGFHMNVNVLDRDTLLDAMEHPEKYPQLTIRVSGYAVNFVRLTREQQLDVVNRTFHEAL